The following DNA comes from Flavisolibacter ginsenosidimutans.
TTTCGGCGCCGCTGTTTGACTGGGTGATTGAAAACCTGTTGAAGAACGCACTGGACGCAATGGAAGGAAAGGGAAAAATTACCGTTGCCATTAATCAATCGCCGACGGACGTAACCATTGATGTAACCGATACCGGTAAAGGCATCAGCCGGCAAAACATCGGCAAGGTTTTTAAGCCAGGGTTCACCACCAAAAAAAGAGGGTGGGGGCTAGGCCTGAGTTTGTCCAAACGCATCATTGACCAATACCACAAAGGCTCACTCACGGTGAAGCATTCCGAGGTTGGGAAAGGCACAACTTTTCGAATTGTTTTAAAAAAATAGACGCTTATATTTGCCGCCGCGAAGAACGAACAGACGAGTAAGAAATGATGAATGGCGAAGTAAAATAATTTCGATATTCGATTTTCTTTTGTTCTGCGATTCTTTTGCCCAGGTGTTGAAATTGGTAGACAAGCCACTTTGAGGTGGTGGTGCTCGAAAGGGCGTGCTGGTTCGAATCCAGTCCTGGGCACGTTTATAGCCTTGTAAGTGTTGACTTACAAGGCTTTTTTATTTCGGGGTAGTTAAATAGTGTCGCTCTTTATCGCTTTCTACCACATTCATTGACACTTGAAAAACGCTGCGGTAGTAGCAGGGCTGCATGAATCGGGTATTGCTGGCAAAGACGGAAACTTGCTGGTGATTTAGCATTTTGGGTTCACAACCGTGTCACTTAATCGCAACTGCTGGTGCGTTAGGCACAGCAGCAACAGTCGCAACCGACTCCTTTTTCGCAATCAGAAACCGTATTGGCTCAGCTACTTTTCTTGTGGTGATACATTCTTGTCTCAACAAGAAAGCAGCCGTTACCGCGACCTGATTTTGATAAACGGGTTAACGTCTTTCATCTCGCCAACTGGCGCAATGCCGTTGCCAAGCATGGCCAGCCAAACTTGTCCCGAGCCGCGAATCAAGGTGAGATTCGTCGTCCACTTTCTTGGCATGGTTACGACCGTGATCCGTTGAAATTAGAAACGTTGTTTTGCCTTTATAAAAAGGATTGGTTTGCGCGGCATACCGTAGGTCGGCAATCATTTTGTCCGCGGGGGTAAGTTGTTACAGGTATAAATTGTAGCGGCTTTGGTGCGCAAAATCATCGGTTTCACCCAAGCTAAAAAACCATCCGTGGGTGGCTGCTACCAAAGTTGCCCGATTAATAAGATTTCATGCCCATCTATATACCGGCCTTCGGTCAAAATGAAATTGCCAGCGAAATTCAACTATTGAAATACAGGTTAAAAATTGTTCTGCCTTCAGTTCCTTTTGACTAAAAATTTTCGCATGGAAAAGTATTCTTTGCTTGTCATTGCTTTCACAATTGTTTTTGCGAGTTGTAAGAGCAAGGCGGAAAACGACGCCGTACAAACCGCAAACGAAATTCAAGCAACCGTAAAACAGAATACACCGGGTACTGTTCCTACTACCAGTGAAGGGTTTATGATGAAAGCCAAGATTAACGGGAAGGATTGGGAGGCCACGGCCATGATGCCACCGGAAAGACCCTCACGAATCATTGGCTACGATAATAACGACTATATCAGTTTCCCTTACGATAGAAGAGACATGGTTGTGGGTGAAAAAACCAAGTTGGGTGAAAACCATGCGGGTGTTGATGTATTTATGATGGACAATATCTGGGGCGCTAAAAAAGGGGAGATGGAAATAACAAAAGTGGATGAAAAATCAGCCGAAGGAAAATTCTCGTTTACAGCCACGGGACTTGATTCAGACAAGACGCTTGAAGTAACGGATGGCTTTTTCCGCATCCTGTTCAAATAGGTTGTTCCTTACGATTAGTCGCCAGTGAATTCACTATTCTATAAAAAATTTCTGCTGTTTGCTCGCTGTTTCTTTTGAGCAAAACAAGAGGAGTAAGCAATCTTCAAAATCATTTGGCGTGAGAATAGTTTTGTTATTCATTGCTTTACTGCCGTCTGCGTTTTTATGCGCCCAGGCAAAGCTTGTGATCAACGGTGGCATTGTTATCATTAACAGTGGCGGTGTTTTGGTTGTTAACAATCCAGACAATACCGCCATCATTCAAACCGGTTCGGGATACATTCAAAGCGAGGGTTACAACAACCGGCTTATTTGGACAATTGGAACAGGCAACGGCGCTAATTATTTGGTCCCGTTTGGCAATGCGGTTACTTACTTGCCGGTTCGTTTTACGGCAGCATCCGGGTCCGATGCGGCCGGTCAACTTGTTTTTAGTACCTACCCGACGTCAACCTGGAAGAACAGCGATTTTCTTCCACCGGGTGTTACGAACATGAATAACGGTAGCGCAGACGTTTCCGCAAACACGATTGACCGCTTTTGGCAAGTTTCGCCAATGGGTTACACAACGAAGCCCACCCTTACCAATCTTTCGTTTACTTACGCCGACGGCGAATACGCACCGCCCAACACCGTCATCGAATCAGCCCTGATTGCAGAGCGATGGAACAGTTCCTTAAATAAATGGGATGATTATATTCCTCCTTCTTCTATCAATACATCAACCAATACGGTCACCGTTGCTTCCATTGCCGGCAATCAATCATTCAATTGGTGGACGCTTGTCAGTAGCAGTTCGCCGTTGCCTTTAACACTGACTTCATTCACCGCCTCTGTTCAAAACAGAAAAGTGCAAACAACGTGGCAAACGGCATCCGAAATCAACACCGATCACTTTGAAGTATGGCGAAGCCCCAATGCGGTTCAATTTGATTTGGTTGGAAAAGTGGCAGCGGCAGGAAGCAGTGCCAGGATTTTAAATTATTCTTTAACAGATGCGGTTCCTTACAATCACACATCATACTATCGGTTGAAATCAGTTGATAAGGATGCAAAGTTTTCATGGTCGCCAACGATTAGTGTAAACATTACAGGCGAAACAACTATTTTTCTTTATCCCAATCCTGTCGTCAACAGCATCACGTTGTGCAGTCCAGCCGAAGTACTCAACCAAAAACCCGTTGCACTTTTGTTTGATGCAAGCGGGCGTTTGCTTCAATCGTTTGCGCTTGTTTCTCCCAGCCAGTCCGTCAACACAGCCAGGCTTGCCGCAGGCGGTTATCGCATAACTATCCACTACGCCAACGAAACAACGACACTCTCATTCATTAAAAAATAATCGCACCATGAAACCTGTCTTTAGTCTTCTTCTTGTGATGATTTTTGCCAGAAGTTATGCGCAAAATATCGGCATTAATGCCACCGGTGCCACGCCACACGCAAGTGCCATGCTGGATGTTAGCAGCACGACCAAAGGGTTTCTTGCACCCCGCATGACAACGGCGCAACGGACCGCCATCACTTCGCCCGCAATAGGACTGATGGTGTATGATACCGACACCAACAACTTTTGGTTTTTTAACGGCGTTTCGTGGACGCAGGTTTCTACAGGCAGTGCCACCAATTACTGGTCGGCAAACGGTAACGATATATTTAATAACAATTCGGGAAACGTTGGAATCGGAACCAATACACCATCCGAAAAACTTACCGTAAAAGCGATTGGAAACGGCATCACGCATACCGATGGTACCATCAAACTAACAACCTACTTGGGCAGTGATGCTGCCGGCGATCCAGCAGGCGGCTGGCTTGGCACGGCATCGAATCACCCGCTTTATTTTTATGCTAACGGCGGGGCACCAAGAATGTCCGTCCTGACAAACGGCAACGTTGGTATTGGCACAACAAATCCTATTTCGAAATTGAGTGTGCAGACACCCACCAACTCGTTTGGACTTACGCATACTGACGGCACAGTAACACTTGAAACCTATATCAGCACCGGTCAAGGTTGGATCGGTACAGGGTCAAATCATCCGCTGACATTTTTCACAAACGGCTTACAGCAAATGACAATTACAGCCAACGGGAATGTAGGAATTGGGACGGGAAGTCCTGCAAACAAATTACAAATAGGCGCGTTGGGAACGTCGGGCTTTAACGGAAACGATATTGCCTTGGGCAACGGTACCAATGCCACCGGCCTGTTTCAGTCAAATTCAATTTTGCAAGTTGCATCCACTACGGATATTGCTTTTTTAACACGCAGCAATGGAACGGGACTTGGAAATCTAGGCATTAACACCGCTACGCCAACCAATCAACTTCAAATTGGTTCCGTTGGTTCTACCGGCTTCAATGGTAACAATTTGGCCGTTGGCAACGGCACAAATGCGACGGGCTTTGCGCAGAGCAATTCTTTTTTACAAGTCGCTTCATCCACAAATATTGTATTCCTGCCGCAGGCGAACAATGGTGGAGGCCGGGTGGGAATTAATACCAGCACACCCCGAGCGCCTCTTGATGTGATTGATTACGTTGCGATACCCAATTCAAACTATGATTACTTAAACTACGGCTCCAGCCTTAATGATATACAACGATGTTCTCCCTGTACAGCCAATGTTTCCATCAGGGCTGAAAGTGCGGTGTACGCTGCCGAATTTGATGCCAATTCAGATGCCCGCATTAAAAACGTCACCGGAATGACTAACTCAGAAAAAGACTTGGAAACTATCAACTCACTTCGGATAACAGATTACACGATGAAAGACAAAGTGAAATACGGCAATAAACCTTTCAAAAAAGTTATTGCGCAGGAAGTGGAAAAAGTATATCCCCAGGTTATTTCAACGCACACTGATTTTATCCCCAATGTTTACCAACTTACGCATAAGGTGGAGAAGACGGCGGACGGATACTTGTTAACCTTTATTAAAAAACATAACCTTACGAGGGATGCAAAAAAGCTAAAACTATTGTCAAAAGAAAGTAAAGCAATGGAAATAGTTGACGTGGAAAACATCCCTTCAGATTATCAGGTCTTGGTGAAAGGAACGAACATTACCGATGAACAACTCTTTGTGTATGGCGAAGAAGTGGACGACTTCCACACCGTAGACTACGAAGGCCTTACGACGTTGAACATTTCAGCAACGCAGGAATTAAGCAAACAACTCAAGGCACAACAAGCAGCAATAGAGGCGCAAAATATAAAGATCACGCAACTGATGGCAACCATTATTTTATTAAAAGATAAACGGCCGGTTGCCAAAAGACACAAAGCCGATAAGGGAATGGCAAAAAATTAAGCGTTGGCATGTAGTACAACAACTCTTGCAAAGCACATTGCCAGCAAGGGTTAAAAGCAACCAAAACGAGCGCTAACCAAACGAGGGTTTACTGCGGGCCACAATCATTTTCATCAATGAACGGGAAACTTGCTTGGCCGGGAACTTTCGTACGCCGTCTTTAATAACTTTAGGCATGACCCGGCTACTGTTGCTTTGTAGTTTGTTGCTTCCTGTTTTTACCAATGCCCAGCCGCTTGCCCGATACACCGTTAAACACATCGATCAACGAAACGGCCTTTTGCACAATACCGTGTATGCAATAACACAGGATAAAAAGGGCTTTATCTGGGTAGCCACCGATAACGGGCTACAACGTTATGATGGTTTGCGTTTTGAAAACTTTAATAAGGGGCTTGAACCGATCATCAATACAGGAGTCATCAAATACATTTATCCTGATGACCACAACAATCTTTGGCTCGCCGGCGACAGGTTAGCCCGTCTTAACCTGGCAACCCATCAGGCAACTCTTTTTTCAACGGAAGAAATTGCGGGCCGTCCGCTGTTCAACCAAGTCGATTATTCCGACAGTGCGAAACGGACGTGGCGTATGACCGATTTTGGCCTTTTCTTTCCCGGCGAAATAAACGATCCGCTAAAACCCTTAAGCATCTTTACACCACATCAACAAACCGTTCTCGGTCACAACGTTTATGCCGACCCGCAAAGACAATGTGTATGGGTGCCCACCTGGGCCGGCTTAATGATGTTTGATCAGGCATCAAAACAGATTTATACACCTTCCTTTAACCCACAAGGCAATAAAGTATTGAAAGCACTCCGTGGACAAACGATTTCGGCTTTGTTTGTTGACCGGAATGATAATATTTGGGCATCAACATGGGAACGACGGTTGTTCTATTTCGACGCAAAAACACAAAGGCTGAAACAATACTTTCTTGGCATGAAAAGGAAAGTAAAGACTTCCTCAAAAGGGGTTCCTGAAACCGGTACAGCCGTTTGTATTTTTCAGGATAGCCACGGAACAGTTTGGGTGGGAACAGACTTTACCGGTTTACTTCACTACAATTCGACAGATGATGCGTTTGAGCAAGCGCCTTTGCAGAACAACGAAAGTTCAACGCTTCAGCCCTATTCCAAAATTTTATGCATGAACGAAGACCGGGAAGGAAATCTTTGGATTGGAACAGAGAAGGGTCTTTGCATCTTTAATCCATACCGTCAGTTTTTTCAGCGGATCGCACACGAAGAAAACAGGCTTTCTTCTCTGCCTCCGTTTGAAATTACATCGGCCTTTCGTGCAAGCAACGGAAGCCTTTATATCGCCACATGGGGCGGCGGTTTTAGCATCTATGACAGCCTGCTTTCTTTCAAGAAAACAATCAAGCCGACGGGTGATCGTGATTTTGCCTTGACGTGGAGTTTTGCCGAGGGCGATGATAAAATAATTTGGGTGGGTGCGCAGCACGGCACTCTTCATTTGTATAATCCAGGAACCGGACAAGTAAAAACGATTGTGCCCTCGCAAATGGACAAAAGCACCATACGGTCAATCGTTAAGGACGAGGAAGGCAACCTTTGGTTTGCCTTGCACAGCGGCAATATTGTGGAGTGGGAAAAAGCGTCCGGGCTTTTTAAAAAATGTGCGACGCCAGTATTTGCTTTGAAAGTCCCGCTAAAAAAAATTTATGCGGGCTATGGCCAAGACCTCTGGTGCAGTACCGACTCTGGCTTGTTGCGGTTTAACAAGGCAGAGCATCGTTTTACCAACATCTATCGTCTTACAGGCGATGCTTGTTGCAGCAATTGCAGCAACGAAATTCACGGAATTGAACAAGCTTCAAAACGCAGTTTTTATATTGGTACTGCACATTGTGGTGTCTTTTTATTTGACACCGAAATAGGAAAGTACAGCCGGTTAAAATCTTTATCTGCACTTGACAGAACCAGTATATATGCGCTAAAAAAAGACGAGCATCAAAACTTGTGGATTAGTACTGACTATCACTTGTACCAACTGGAAGCGGTCACCGGCAAATTGATTAAGTATGCGTTCGATGCCGGCTTGCTAACAGGAAGCTTTGCGCAATACGATTTTCTTTCGTTGCAAAATGGTCAGTGGTTGTCCTCCACACCAGCGGAAGTCGTTCTGTTTACTCCTTCTTTACTTAAAGAAGACAAGGCCGTAAAAAAAGTATTGATCACGAACTTCCACACTGCCGATCAACCACTCGTGGTAGATTCAATGTTAGCGAGTGGTCAGCCGGTTCGTTTGCAAAGCAGTCAGAATTTTATCACCATCGAATTCACGACGAATACGTATAGCAACGTGCAAGAACAAAGTTTTTTTTACCGGCTAAAAGGTGTTGATAAAGAGTGGGTGAAGGGTGATGTCAACGGTGTTGCCACGTACACAAATCTTACGCCGGGTGATTATCTTTTTTCAGTAAGGGCAGATGATAAAACAAATGCGGACAGCGAAGCGCAGGTAAAGATCATCATCACGCCGCCGTTCTATCTTACCTGGTGGTTTAAAACATTGCTGATACTGCTTGTTGTTCTCACAACTTATTTGATCATCTCCAGGCGTATAAAAAGTATTCGTTACGAAGCAGACTTAAAACGCAAGATCGCCGAGACGGAAATGGCGGCCCTTCGTTCGCAGATGAACCCGCATTTCATTTTCAATTGTCTCGGCGCCATTGACAACCTGATGCAAACCGGCCAAGCCGACAAAGCCACCACTTATTTATCACGCTTCGCAAAACTTATTCGCTCTGTTTTGGAAAGTTCAAAAAGCAACCTGGTTCCTTTCTACAAAGATTTTGAAACCTTGAAACTTTACGTTGAACTGGAACAATTCCGCTCGGGAAATAAATTTTCCTTTTGCCTTGCGGCAGACGAGGAATTGCTGAACGGTGATTACAAAGTGCCACCACTGATTGTACAACCCTTTGTGGAGAACGCAATCCAGCACGGGTTGTTCAACAAACTCGAAGGCGAGCGAAGAATAACGATAAAGGCCGTTCTTAATGGTTCGGCCATTCAATACATTGTTTCGGACAATGGCGTGGGAAGAGCAAAAGCGGTGGAAATAAAAGAACGAAACAAGCCCGGCCAAAAGGCCTACGGCATCGAAATAA
Coding sequences within:
- a CDS encoding ligand-binding sensor domain-containing protein; amino-acid sequence: MTRLLLLCSLLLPVFTNAQPLARYTVKHIDQRNGLLHNTVYAITQDKKGFIWVATDNGLQRYDGLRFENFNKGLEPIINTGVIKYIYPDDHNNLWLAGDRLARLNLATHQATLFSTEEIAGRPLFNQVDYSDSAKRTWRMTDFGLFFPGEINDPLKPLSIFTPHQQTVLGHNVYADPQRQCVWVPTWAGLMMFDQASKQIYTPSFNPQGNKVLKALRGQTISALFVDRNDNIWASTWERRLFYFDAKTQRLKQYFLGMKRKVKTSSKGVPETGTAVCIFQDSHGTVWVGTDFTGLLHYNSTDDAFEQAPLQNNESSTLQPYSKILCMNEDREGNLWIGTEKGLCIFNPYRQFFQRIAHEENRLSSLPPFEITSAFRASNGSLYIATWGGGFSIYDSLLSFKKTIKPTGDRDFALTWSFAEGDDKIIWVGAQHGTLHLYNPGTGQVKTIVPSQMDKSTIRSIVKDEEGNLWFALHSGNIVEWEKASGLFKKCATPVFALKVPLKKIYAGYGQDLWCSTDSGLLRFNKAEHRFTNIYRLTGDACCSNCSNEIHGIEQASKRSFYIGTAHCGVFLFDTEIGKYSRLKSLSALDRTSIYALKKDEHQNLWISTDYHLYQLEAVTGKLIKYAFDAGLLTGSFAQYDFLSLQNGQWLSSTPAEVVLFTPSLLKEDKAVKKVLITNFHTADQPLVVDSMLASGQPVRLQSSQNFITIEFTTNTYSNVQEQSFFYRLKGVDKEWVKGDVNGVATYTNLTPGDYLFSVRADDKTNADSEAQVKIIITPPFYLTWWFKTLLILLVVLTTYLIISRRIKSIRYEADLKRKIAETEMAALRSQMNPHFIFNCLGAIDNLMQTGQADKATTYLSRFAKLIRSVLESSKSNLVPFYKDFETLKLYVELEQFRSGNKFSFCLAADEELLNGDYKVPPLIVQPFVENAIQHGLFNKLEGERRITIKAVLNGSAIQYIVSDNGVGRAKAVEIKERNKPGQKAYGIEITTERIRMHNRVKDNDDILISDVHNDEGDTGTEVVVNLKIANS
- a CDS encoding tail fiber domain-containing protein gives rise to the protein MKPVFSLLLVMIFARSYAQNIGINATGATPHASAMLDVSSTTKGFLAPRMTTAQRTAITSPAIGLMVYDTDTNNFWFFNGVSWTQVSTGSATNYWSANGNDIFNNNSGNVGIGTNTPSEKLTVKAIGNGITHTDGTIKLTTYLGSDAAGDPAGGWLGTASNHPLYFYANGGAPRMSVLTNGNVGIGTTNPISKLSVQTPTNSFGLTHTDGTVTLETYISTGQGWIGTGSNHPLTFFTNGLQQMTITANGNVGIGTGSPANKLQIGALGTSGFNGNDIALGNGTNATGLFQSNSILQVASTTDIAFLTRSNGTGLGNLGINTATPTNQLQIGSVGSTGFNGNNLAVGNGTNATGFAQSNSFLQVASSTNIVFLPQANNGGGRVGINTSTPRAPLDVIDYVAIPNSNYDYLNYGSSLNDIQRCSPCTANVSIRAESAVYAAEFDANSDARIKNVTGMTNSEKDLETINSLRITDYTMKDKVKYGNKPFKKVIAQEVEKVYPQVISTHTDFIPNVYQLTHKVEKTADGYLLTFIKKHNLTRDAKKLKLLSKESKAMEIVDVENIPSDYQVLVKGTNITDEQLFVYGEEVDDFHTVDYEGLTTLNISATQELSKQLKAQQAAIEAQNIKITQLMATIILLKDKRPVAKRHKADKGMAKN
- a CDS encoding T9SS type A sorting domain-containing protein, with amino-acid sequence MRIVLLFIALLPSAFLCAQAKLVINGGIVIINSGGVLVVNNPDNTAIIQTGSGYIQSEGYNNRLIWTIGTGNGANYLVPFGNAVTYLPVRFTAASGSDAAGQLVFSTYPTSTWKNSDFLPPGVTNMNNGSADVSANTIDRFWQVSPMGYTTKPTLTNLSFTYADGEYAPPNTVIESALIAERWNSSLNKWDDYIPPSSINTSTNTVTVASIAGNQSFNWWTLVSSSSPLPLTLTSFTASVQNRKVQTTWQTASEINTDHFEVWRSPNAVQFDLVGKVAAAGSSARILNYSLTDAVPYNHTSYYRLKSVDKDAKFSWSPTISVNITGETTIFLYPNPVVNSITLCSPAEVLNQKPVALLFDASGRLLQSFALVSPSQSVNTARLAAGGYRITIHYANETTTLSFIKK